The Microcoleus sp. FACHB-672 region ATAAGGTTGCCAGACCCAGCAATTCCTGCTTAGCATCGGCAAACAAGTGGATATCAGTGACTTGAGCAACGAGGAGAGGGGTCACTTGGCTCATGGCTTGGCTATTCAACTGGAGTGCGGAATTTATGGTTTCTAGACTAAAAATTTTGGGCTGGGAATAAGCTTTTTTTAAACGCCCGCGATTTGATATCTTTTTACAATAGCTTTAGCGAAGTTTGTAATTAGCGATCTGAGAGGGTCTTCTGTGTGATTTCGATCACATATCCTCTGGGGTTTTGCCTTGGCGGAGACTAAGGCAGCCGGCAGCACAGATTTTTTTGCAAAGAAACCAAGCCTGCAGGATTGTGTAAAGCGCAAAACCTGCTATAATGATAAACGCTGCGATAATTACAGCGCGGCGGCATAGCCAAGTGGTAAGGCAGAGGTCTGCAAAACCTCCACCCCCAGTTCAAATCTGGGTGCCGCCTTTTAAAAAACATCTAGACCAACTGATGTTCAACTAAACCTACGAAGTCACTACGACCGCACTTCACTTCATTTATAGAAGGTTTGCCAAAATTTGTAACTGGCAAGTGATCGCGGAGTGTTTTTGTCCTTGTTTCTATGGCAGAGTAATAGCGATTTAAGGTTTGGTCGCGACACATCAATTCTTTTAGTGCTGAGGAATGAAAACTGAGAGTTTTGAAATGACTCAGTCCTCAGTTTTGTCATATCTGTAATTTTTGCTTTTGAAATTAGTATAACCTCACTCCATCCAGCCCACGTAGTCTCAAACGTACGGTTCTTGATTGAGGTTTTTATTTTTAATTCTCTATTCAGAAATATTAGAACCTTCGCTGAGGGTAAAAAGAGTAGTTTAGTCATTTTGCCCCTATAAAATTACTACCCTACGACGGAGAAAACGATTGTAAATCCATTGACTTTTTAGCTCGCTAGATAGATATTGCTCGTCTTTACTTATTCTTAACGATGTAGAGGGGGTATTCCTTAACTTGCCTTAACTTAACGAAGTAATCCTTATACGTGTTGGTCGCGTATCTAACCAAATCGTTCACCTCCAACACCGCCCTTCTGAAGATAGGCAAAATTCCAATTAACTGACTTTGTACCTGCGCCATCTCAAGGGATGTGTTGGCTATAGCGTTCTCTCAGGCGGAGATGACCAACGGCATTGATGACTGCTCAACGGACAAGTGTCATCCCAGACAACTGTCACCGCTCAACTTATCGGTTCAACTCATCAATAATCGTCATGCCAAACAACAACACGTCGGACAACAGCGCCCCCCAAAATAACAGCGTCATTTTCATTCACCCCGATGGCACGACGCCCTCTCACTATGCCCTGGCTCGTTATGAGACAGCAGGGCCTGACGGTCGCATTAACTGGGACAGAATGGATAGCGCCGGCTCCTATTTGTCACATATTAAAGATCAGCTCACGGCCACGTCAAACGCAGGTGCAGTGGTTCATGCCTATGGCGTGAAGCCCCAGGCAGATTCCTATGGATTGGATGAGGAAGGGAATCCCATCGTTTCTTTGTCGGCGCAAGAAGGCTTGGCTGATCAGGGAACGACCATTATGGAAGAGGCGATCGCGGCGGGTAAAGCAACCGCTGTGATCAACTCTGGCTTTATTGCCGAACCTGGAACAGGCGTGTTTCTGGCTGATGTGGAAAGTCGCAGTCAGACAGAAGCGATTACAGCAGAAGTGGTGGAGTCTGGCGTTAATGTCATCTTGGGTGGTGGCGAAACCGATTACCTACCTGAAGGTACCGTTGGCTTCTTTGGTGAAGAGGGCACTCGCACCGATGGACGCAACCTGATCGAAGAAGCTGAGGAGATGGGCTACACAGTAGTCTACACTCGTGAGCAGTTGCAGAGCCTGCCCGAAGGCACCAGCAAAGTTTTGGGCATCTTTGCGGCAGAAGACACCTACAACGACACCACGGAAGAAGACAACGCTGGGAATCGGTTAGACAACTACGGTCAACCGGGCAATCTTAACCCGCCTACGGTTGGAGAAATGCTAGAGGCGGCTCTGCCGATTTTGGCAAAAGATGAAGATGGCTTCTTTGTGGTTCTCGAAGAAGAGGGCACGGATAACTTTGGCAACAATAACAATGGTCGGGGCGTGGTGGAAGCCGCCATTCGCGCTGATGAGGCGATCGGCGTTGCCCAAGATTTCATTGACAACGAGCGGCCCAACACATTACTGATCACCACCGCCGACAGCAATGCCGGCGGTGTACAGGCGAATGAGACCGATGTCATAGCAGGTGGTAACGTTGGCACCACTCCAGTCAACCCCACCCTGCCCAACCGCTCTGATGCCGTTGCCGTCCCCCTGGATGGACAGAACGGACGTACAACTGAACCCTTCATCACTGGGCCTGATGAAAATGGCCTTCGCTACGATTACGGCATTTCCTATGCTGGGCTGCCTGACTTTGGCTCTGACGTAGTCAGCAAAGCCTATGGTCTAAACGCGGATCTGTTACCCAGCACCCACGACAACACCGAGATTTACCGGCTGATGTATCAGACGCTGTTTAATGAAGCGCTGCCATCTCCCGTCCCGGCTCCTGAACCCACTCCTGCGACTCCTGCTACTGAGGACAAGGGTAACGTTATCTTCATTCACCCCGATGGCACGACCCCAGCTTATTTCACGCTGGCTCGCCTAGAGGAAGTGGGACCAGATGGCCGCCTGAATTGGGACATGATGTCTGATGCGGGCGTTTACATTAATAGCCTCGAAGACCAGATGACCGCCACCTCTAACGCCGGGGCAGTGGTTCACTCGCTGGGCACCAAACCTCAAGCTGATTCCTACGGGTTAGATGAAAATGGTGATCCTGTAATCTCTCGCTCTGGAAAGCAGGGTGTCACCATCATGGAAGAGGCGATCGCGGCAGGTAAGGCAACCGCTGTGATCAACTCTGGCTTTATTGCCGAACCTGGAACAGGCGTGTTTCTGGCTGATGTAGAAAACCGCAACCAGACGGAAGCCATCACGGCAGAAGTGCTGGAGTCTGGTGTTGATATCATCCTCGGCGGTGGCGAAACCGACTATTTGCCAGAAGGCACCACCGGCTTTTTTGGCGAAGAAGGTACTCGCACCGATGGACGCAACCTGATTGAGGAAGCCGAGGAGATGGGCTACACGGTGGTCTACAACCGCGAGCAACTGCAAGATCTGCCTGAGGACGCCAGCAAAGTTTTGGGGATCTTTGCAGCGGAAGACACCTACAACGACACCACCGAAGAGGCTAACACCGCAGCGGGATTGGACAACTACGGGCAGATGGGCAACGAAAACCCACCCACGGTTGCCGAAATGTTGGAGGCAGCTCTGCCCATTCTCAATCGCGACGCCCAGGGATTTATGGTGGTGTTAGAAGAGGAAGGCACCGATAACTTTGGTAATAACAACAACGGTCGGGGATTGATTGAGGCTACCCAGCGAGCAGATGATGCGATTGGCGTAGCAATGGACTTCATCAACAACGAAGACCCCAATACGCTGCTGGTTACATCTGCAGATAGCAATGCCGGTGGCCCTCAGGTGTATGATGTGGACGCCGATGAACCCGTTGGCACAATTGAAACCAATCCCACGCTGCCGGATGACTCCGATGCTGTGGAGGTGCCCCTCGATGGCCGAGATGGTCGCAACACTGAACCCTTTGTTGCGGCTGCCGATGCCAACGGCAACGAGTATCCCTTCGCGATCGCCTACGCCACAGTAAACGACGTTCCCGATGGTGTGTTGACCAAAACTTATGGTCTGAATGCGGGAGATTTGCCTAGCTCCCACGAAAACACCTACATCTATGAACTGATGTATCGGACGCTGTTTGGTCAAAACTCACTGCCCACACTCATCGAAGGCACTCCCCAATCAGAAACCCTGCTGGGTGGCCCTGATCGCGACTTAGTTCGCGGCAATGAGGGCGATGACATAATCGCAGGCTCCGTCAATGATGACTTCCTCTACGGTGAGGAGGGCAATGACCTGATCCGAGGTGACTTAAATACGGTTCAGGCGGGCGGCAGTGCCGGTGGTGATGACCTGCTCAGCGGGGGCTTAGGCGACGATCTCCTCTTTGGTCAGGGCGGCGATGACCAGCTTTATGGCGGTGACGGCAACGACCAACTCTTTGGCGATGCAGGCGATGACCTGCTCTTTGGCGGTCTGGGTCAAGATTCCCTGGTTGGTGGAGAAGGCAAAGATCGCTTCGTTCTCGCTTCCGGTGAGAATGGCGATGTCGATACACTTAACGATTTCCGTATTGGTGAAGACTTTATCGCCATGATGGAGGGAGTTGCGTTTGATCAGCTCGTGTTCTCTCAAAGCGGCGGCAGCACGGTTATCACCGCTAATGACAGTATGTTGGCGATGATTCGCGGCATCAACAGCACTGATCTCATTGCTACAGCCGATACTACGTTTGTCATGATGTAGGAACCATTAAGCAGAAGCGATTCAGTCAAAGCGCTCACAAAAAGTAGGGTGGTGTTGGACTTCCATACATCACCCTACTTTTTTGTTGCTTATGGCGCTCACTCCCATTACAAACCTTACCGCAGTTTTTATACCAATTTAAATTGGTATGACACATAATTCTTCGCTTACGTTTTCTCTAAAAATTGATGACTAAAAAACCTCAAAGCCATATTTTGCAAAACTTTGAGACACAAAGCGATTGTGACATTTATTTCTTCGGTTTTGACACTTATTTCTTTGCCCTACAGAAATTACGGGAAAGCCCAGTGATTGTATGTCAAGGCACAGCGG contains the following coding sequences:
- a CDS encoding alkaline phosphatase, whose amino-acid sequence is MPNNNTSDNSAPQNNSVIFIHPDGTTPSHYALARYETAGPDGRINWDRMDSAGSYLSHIKDQLTATSNAGAVVHAYGVKPQADSYGLDEEGNPIVSLSAQEGLADQGTTIMEEAIAAGKATAVINSGFIAEPGTGVFLADVESRSQTEAITAEVVESGVNVILGGGETDYLPEGTVGFFGEEGTRTDGRNLIEEAEEMGYTVVYTREQLQSLPEGTSKVLGIFAAEDTYNDTTEEDNAGNRLDNYGQPGNLNPPTVGEMLEAALPILAKDEDGFFVVLEEEGTDNFGNNNNGRGVVEAAIRADEAIGVAQDFIDNERPNTLLITTADSNAGGVQANETDVIAGGNVGTTPVNPTLPNRSDAVAVPLDGQNGRTTEPFITGPDENGLRYDYGISYAGLPDFGSDVVSKAYGLNADLLPSTHDNTEIYRLMYQTLFNEALPSPVPAPEPTPATPATEDKGNVIFIHPDGTTPAYFTLARLEEVGPDGRLNWDMMSDAGVYINSLEDQMTATSNAGAVVHSLGTKPQADSYGLDENGDPVISRSGKQGVTIMEEAIAAGKATAVINSGFIAEPGTGVFLADVENRNQTEAITAEVLESGVDIILGGGETDYLPEGTTGFFGEEGTRTDGRNLIEEAEEMGYTVVYNREQLQDLPEDASKVLGIFAAEDTYNDTTEEANTAAGLDNYGQMGNENPPTVAEMLEAALPILNRDAQGFMVVLEEEGTDNFGNNNNGRGLIEATQRADDAIGVAMDFINNEDPNTLLVTSADSNAGGPQVYDVDADEPVGTIETNPTLPDDSDAVEVPLDGRDGRNTEPFVAAADANGNEYPFAIAYATVNDVPDGVLTKTYGLNAGDLPSSHENTYIYELMYRTLFGQNSLPTLIEGTPQSETLLGGPDRDLVRGNEGDDIIAGSVNDDFLYGEEGNDLIRGDLNTVQAGGSAGGDDLLSGGLGDDLLFGQGGDDQLYGGDGNDQLFGDAGDDLLFGGLGQDSLVGGEGKDRFVLASGENGDVDTLNDFRIGEDFIAMMEGVAFDQLVFSQSGGSTVITANDSMLAMIRGINSTDLIATADTTFVMM